CAGACAGAAATTGAAGCTGCCCTGGCCAAAAAGAAGGCATTGGAGCTCCCCCAAATTACCATCCGTCACGCCAGTGAAGTGGTGGAAATGGATGAGCCTCCCGCCCAAGCCTTGCGTAACAAGAAAGATTCATCAATTCGTGTATGTGCCAATCTCGTCAAAGACGGGTTGGCAAGTGCATTTGTGAGCGCCGGAAACACTGGTGCGCTGATGGCAATTTCACGTTTCGTACTGAAAACGCTCGACAGCATCGACCGCCCGGCCATTGCTTCTTCATTGCCCAATATGAAGGGCAAGGGCACTTTGATGCTCGACCTGGGCGCAAACGTCGATTGCGATCCGTCACATCTGTTTCAGTTTGCGGTGATGGGTTCGGCTTTTGTCAAAGGTATCGAAGGCATAGACCGGCCCACAGTGGGTTTGCTTAACATCGGCGAAGAAGTTATCAAAGGCAATGAGGTTGTTAAAAAAGCCTCTGAATTGTTGCGTGCAAGCGAATTGAATTTCTACGGCAACGTAGAAGGCAATGACATTTACAAAGGCACCACCGATGTAGTGGTTTGCGATGGATTTGTGGGTAACGTGGCCCTTAAAACATCCGAAGGCCTTGCGCAGATGCTGGGCGACATCATCAAAACCGAGTTTAAAAGAGGCCTGTGGCCCAAGGTGGCTGCGGTGTTTGCTGCGCCAGTGTTGCTCCGATTCAAAAAAAGGGTGGATCACCGCCGATACAACGGGGCAGCTTTGCTAGGGCTGAAGGGGATTGTGATAAAAAGCCACGGCTCGGCAGACGCCTATGCCTTCTTCCACGCGATCAAGCGAGCCTACGATGCCGCCAACGGTAATTTGTTGGACAGCATTCGGCTTACGATGTCGCACTATGTACCTTTGGCTGCGCCAGCGGCTTCAAGTGCAGGGGAAGCAGTCGTTGTCCCGGTTGAGGCAAAACCCGACCAAGTGATTTAATGTCTCCATACAGTGCGATTCTTGGCACAGGCGCGAGCCTGCCAAGACGTGCGGTTTCAAATCAGGAACTGACCTTGTTTCTCGCCGAAAAAGGTGTGGAAACAAGCGCGGAATGGATTGAAACGCGCACCGGTATCCGGCAACGGTATCTTTGCGACCCCGATGAAACGAATTGCGAAATGGCGAGTAAGGCCGCACTGCAGGCTTTGCAGGCTGCTGGCGCCACTCCGCTTGACGTCGAACTCATTATTCTCGCCACATCAACGCCTGATCAGGTGTTTCCTTCCACGGCCTGTGCTGTTCAGGCCGAATTGGGCGCGCACAAGGCAATCGCATTTGATATTCAGGCTGTTTGCAGCGGCTTTGTGTACGCACTGACCGT
The nucleotide sequence above comes from Limnobacter thiooxidans. Encoded proteins:
- the plsX gene encoding phosphate acyltransferase PlsX; amino-acid sequence: MVRIAIDCMGGDHGLSVTIPACLRFIKLHPDVQLVLVGKQTEIEAALAKKKALELPQITIRHASEVVEMDEPPAQALRNKKDSSIRVCANLVKDGLASAFVSAGNTGALMAISRFVLKTLDSIDRPAIASSLPNMKGKGTLMLDLGANVDCDPSHLFQFAVMGSAFVKGIEGIDRPTVGLLNIGEEVIKGNEVVKKASELLRASELNFYGNVEGNDIYKGTTDVVVCDGFVGNVALKTSEGLAQMLGDIIKTEFKRGLWPKVAAVFAAPVLLRFKKRVDHRRYNGAALLGLKGIVIKSHGSADAYAFFHAIKRAYDAANGNLLDSIRLTMSHYVPLAAPAASSAGEAVVVPVEAKPDQVI